Proteins encoded in a region of the Arachis stenosperma cultivar V10309 unplaced genomic scaffold, arast.V10309.gnm1.PFL2 arast.V10309.gnm1.Scaffold_100078, whole genome shotgun sequence genome:
- the LOC130960144 gene encoding protein MNN4-like, with product MGQNEENQEDQQQEQPQYVHNQSSGQNEIYATNITRHSKDLQLGDIDRKDDEAPRDNDGETHEKSRDGKTRSRSSTEGSSHNNQNQEAAIRNLERHMEQMAKQNTEMGEKQSNASPSTTSDHPRDKGKATKWEECKAIMVGSEKEAINQEEHNRKVPREETEEKSEEERKTKNAKSSKKDEDILETQLQEKKEG from the exons atggggcaaaatgaagaaaacCAAGAAGATCAGCAGCAGGAACAACCTCAATATGTGCATAACCAAAGCTCCGGCCAAAATGAAATCTATG CCACAAACATCACAAGACACTCAAAGGATCTCCAACTTGGAGACATTGATAGAAAAGATGATGAAGCACCAAGAGACaatgatggagaaactcatgaaaaatcaagagatggcAAGACAAGATCAAGAAGCAGCACGGAAGGATCAAGCCATAACAATCAAAACCAAGAAGCTGCAATCAGAAATCTTGAGAGGCATATGGAACAAATGGCTAAACAAAACACAGAGATGGGTGAGAAGCAATCAAATGCATCCCCTAGTACCACTTCAGACCACCcaagggacaaaggaaaagcTACAAAGTGGGAGGAGTGCAAAGCAATTATGGTGGGAAGTGAGAAGGAAGCCATCAATCAGGAAGAACACAACAGAAAAGTTCCACGAGAAGAGACAGAAGAAAAAAGTGAAGAGGAGAGAAAGACCAAGAATGCAAAAAGCTCAAAGAAAGATGAGGACATCCTTGAAACACAGCTAcaggagaagaaggaagggTGA